The following are encoded in a window of Planctomycetaceae bacterium genomic DNA:
- a CDS encoding BLUF domain-containing protein has translation MNDDLHLLVYTSEYTGNQNSLTKDLSDILEVAKRNNAANGITGVMFHQNGRFLQFLEGEESQLRKLTAKLKADNRHRAMEYLFDESLDYRGFPDWSMDCFQLRRDEELNLEFLELIRDSYRRNFKTRPAALVQVFKGFINESVLQ, from the coding sequence ATGAACGATGACCTGCATTTGCTGGTTTATACGAGTGAATACACGGGCAATCAGAATTCGCTGACGAAGGATCTGAGCGACATTCTGGAAGTGGCCAAACGTAACAACGCCGCCAATGGAATTACGGGCGTCATGTTCCATCAGAACGGTCGTTTTCTTCAGTTTCTGGAAGGTGAAGAATCACAACTACGAAAGCTGACGGCTAAACTGAAAGCAGACAACCGTCACCGTGCAATGGAATATCTCTTCGATGAAAGTCTGGATTATCGGGGTTTTCCGGACTGGAGCATGGATTGCTTCCAGCTTCGTCGCGACGAGGAACTGAACCTGGAGTTTCTGGAACTGATCAGAGACAGCTATCGCCGCAATTTCAAAACCCGTCCCGCAGCTCTGGTACAGGTCTTCAAAGGTTTCATCAACGAGTCCGTACTACAGTAA
- a CDS encoding sialidase family protein translates to MSARSPYTHSLDRRNVLRTMCASAAGAVAWTGLHLSAQAGTANKSLAVPKFELLDLKTFSLPDDRYYGWPTVARQKNGRLLVVASGGRERHVCPFGRVDLIQSDDSGDTWSFARTIADGPIDDRDAGIIETSHGTLLATTFTSLAYLPTLQKAIESAGTDKPLMKPEQLARWQAAHRRLPEGQHKEHTACWLLRSEDNGLSWSSPYRCPVNSPHGPINLSDGTLLYAGKMLWEEPNKVGVCRSEDDGRTWKWLADIPTRPGDDHKNYHELHAVEASDGRLVVHIRNHNKTNAGETLQCHSTDGGLTWSMPASIGVWGMPSHLMKLKDGRLLMSYGHRRKPLGNQIRLSSDNGESWSEAIVLYGDGATGDLGYPSTVEFDDGRLLTVWYELMPETGMSQLRAARWKLVD, encoded by the coding sequence ATGTCTGCCCGATCGCCGTATACCCATTCTCTCGATCGCCGTAATGTGCTCAGGACGATGTGTGCCTCCGCCGCCGGCGCGGTCGCCTGGACAGGTCTGCATTTGAGCGCTCAGGCCGGAACTGCAAACAAATCGTTGGCAGTTCCGAAATTTGAATTGCTGGACCTGAAGACATTCAGCCTTCCGGACGACCGATATTATGGCTGGCCGACTGTCGCCCGACAGAAGAACGGGCGGCTCCTCGTAGTTGCGTCCGGAGGTCGAGAACGCCATGTCTGCCCGTTTGGCAGAGTCGATTTGATCCAGTCAGATGACAGCGGCGATACGTGGTCGTTCGCCCGCACAATTGCCGACGGTCCTATTGATGATCGTGATGCTGGTATCATCGAAACGTCGCACGGTACGCTTCTGGCAACCACCTTTACATCCCTCGCCTATTTGCCGACTTTGCAAAAAGCCATCGAATCGGCAGGCACCGATAAACCGCTGATGAAGCCCGAACAGCTGGCTCGATGGCAGGCAGCTCACCGTCGACTTCCGGAGGGGCAACACAAGGAACACACGGCTTGCTGGCTGTTGCGATCTGAAGACAATGGGCTTTCGTGGTCCAGCCCCTATCGTTGCCCGGTCAACAGTCCGCACGGTCCGATTAATCTGTCGGACGGCACTCTCTTGTATGCAGGTAAAATGTTGTGGGAAGAACCCAACAAGGTGGGTGTTTGCCGCTCCGAAGATGATGGACGGACGTGGAAGTGGCTGGCCGATATCCCGACGCGTCCTGGTGATGATCACAAAAACTATCACGAACTGCACGCAGTGGAAGCATCTGACGGACGTTTAGTCGTTCACATCCGAAACCACAACAAGACGAACGCCGGAGAGACACTTCAGTGTCATTCAACCGACGGTGGCTTGACCTGGTCCATGCCCGCTTCGATTGGTGTGTGGGGAATGCCCTCACATTTGATGAAATTAAAAGACGGGCGTCTCCTGATGAGTTATGGTCACCGACGAAAACCGCTGGGAAATCAAATTCGACTCAGCAGTGACAACGGCGAATCCTGGTCTGAGGCTATTGTGCTGTACGGCGATGGAGCAACCGGCGACCTCGGATATCCTTCAACCGTGGAATTCGACGACGGTCGCCTTCTGACTGTGTGGTACGAACTCATGCCCGAAACCGGCATGTCTCAACTCCGTGCTGCGCGATGGAAGCTCGTTGATTGA
- a CDS encoding sulfatase, with product MKFFRLLALCLIPLAFRANTVQGSSNPDTRPNLILILADDLGWADLGCYGNQYNESPRIDQLAAMGMRWTQFYAGPVCSPTRANIQSGQDQARFGITQHIPGHRRPFAKLRDPEVPRQLPLEVTTFAELLGKAGYKTGYFGKWHLGGTGFGPKDQGWQTAVETQGNTLSPAMAKVAGTDRMAEYLTNMAVDFIEQNRDQPFLLQVSHTAVHIPLSTTKSRREKYQQKPAASNYPSRPDYAGLIEELDESVGRILDTIERLQLSGRTLIIFTSDNGGLETEQNGTITTSNKPLRREKGTLYEGGIRVPMIACWQNKVQPGTKTDEIASTIDLFATFADLAGCQLPKTQPNDGISLKGVLQDASCSLPERALFWHLPHYHHSTPASAIRMGGYKLLEFHEDHRLELYDLNNDIGESTNLSVTRTDMAARLHTALQTWRHQVGARMPEPNPDYDAERSTELAKPNGGVQKKEKRRRPVKDGR from the coding sequence GTGAAGTTCTTTCGCCTACTAGCTCTTTGCCTGATACCCCTCGCGTTCAGGGCGAATACCGTTCAGGGCTCAAGCAATCCGGATACGCGCCCGAATCTTATTCTGATACTGGCAGACGATCTGGGTTGGGCTGATCTCGGATGTTACGGCAATCAATACAATGAAAGCCCCCGCATCGATCAACTCGCCGCAATGGGGATGCGCTGGACGCAATTCTACGCTGGCCCTGTGTGTTCTCCCACGCGAGCCAATATTCAGTCTGGTCAGGATCAGGCTCGATTCGGAATAACGCAGCACATCCCCGGGCACCGAAGACCATTTGCAAAACTGCGTGACCCCGAAGTGCCCCGACAACTTCCTCTGGAGGTGACGACATTCGCCGAACTGCTCGGGAAAGCGGGCTACAAGACCGGCTACTTTGGAAAGTGGCATCTGGGCGGCACTGGCTTTGGCCCAAAGGATCAAGGCTGGCAGACTGCCGTTGAAACTCAGGGAAATACTCTTTCACCAGCGATGGCGAAAGTCGCCGGTACAGATCGAATGGCCGAATATCTGACAAACATGGCCGTTGATTTCATTGAACAGAATCGTGACCAGCCATTTCTGCTTCAGGTATCACACACGGCCGTACACATCCCGCTTTCCACAACAAAATCCAGGCGTGAGAAATATCAACAAAAGCCTGCGGCCAGTAATTATCCGTCACGGCCGGATTATGCCGGACTCATTGAAGAACTTGACGAAAGCGTTGGACGCATTCTGGACACGATCGAACGACTTCAGTTGTCAGGCAGAACATTAATCATCTTTACATCTGACAACGGCGGGCTTGAAACCGAACAGAATGGCACAATCACCACGTCTAACAAACCACTGCGTCGAGAAAAAGGCACGCTCTACGAGGGCGGAATCCGGGTTCCGATGATCGCCTGCTGGCAAAACAAAGTTCAACCGGGGACGAAGACAGATGAGATTGCCAGCACCATCGATCTATTCGCAACGTTCGCAGATCTTGCAGGTTGTCAGCTTCCGAAGACACAACCAAACGACGGGATCAGCCTGAAAGGAGTGCTTCAGGATGCAAGCTGTTCACTGCCTGAGCGTGCCCTGTTCTGGCATCTTCCCCACTACCACCACAGTACGCCTGCGAGCGCGATTCGAATGGGCGGTTATAAACTGCTGGAATTCCACGAAGACCACCGACTGGAACTCTATGATCTCAACAATGACATCGGAGAATCCACCAACCTGAGCGTCACCCGAACAGATATGGCTGCACGCCTGCACACAGCCCTGCAGACATGGAGGCACCAGGTTGGAGCGAGAATGCCCGAACCAAATCCCGACTACGACGCCGAACGATCCACGGAGCTGGCAAAACCCAATGGTGGTGTTCAGAAAAAAGAAAAACGCCGGAGACCCGTTAAAGACGGCAGATAG